A single Macaca mulatta isolate MMU2019108-1 chromosome 15, T2T-MMU8v2.0, whole genome shotgun sequence DNA region contains:
- the FBXW2 gene encoding F-box/WD repeat-containing protein 2 isoform X3, translating to MERKDFETWLDNISVTFLSLTDLQKNETLDHLISLSGAVQLRHLSNNLETLLKRDFLKLLPLELSFYLLKWLDPQTLLTCCLVSKQWNKVISACTEVWQTACKNLGWQIDDSVQDALHWKKVYLKAILRMKQLEDHEAFETSSLIGHSARVYALYYKDGLLCTVFSVDYNDELDVLVSGSADFTVKVWALSAGTCLNTLTGHTEWVTKVVLQKCKVKSLLHSPGDYILLSADKYEIKIWPIGREINCKCLKTLSVSEDRSICLQPRLHFDGKYIVCSSALGLYQWDFASYDILRVIKTPEIANLALLGFGDIFALLFDNRYLYIMDLRTESLISRWPLPEYRKSKRGSSFLAGEASWLNGLDGHNDTGLVFATSMPDHSIHLVLWKEHG from the exons ATGGAGAGAAAGGACTTTGAGACATGGCTTGATAACATTTCTGTTACATTTCTTTCTCTGACGGActtgcagaaaaatgaaactctgGATCACCTGATTAGTCTGAGTGGGGCAGTCCAGCTCAGGCATCTCTCCAATAACCTAGAGACTCTCCTCAAGCGGGACTTCCTCAAACTCCTTCCCCTGGAGCtcagtttttatttgttaaaatggCTCGATCCTCAGACTTTACTCACATGCTGCCTCGTCTCTAAACAGTGGAATAAGGTGATAAGTGCCTGTACAGAGGTGTGGCAGACTGCATGTAAAAATTTGGGCTGGCAGATAGATGATTCTGTTCAGGACGCTTTGCACTGGAAGAAGGTTTATTTGAAGGCTATTTTGAGAATGAAGCAACTGGAGGACCATGAAGCCTTTGAGACCTCATCATTAATTGGACACAGTGCCAGAGTGTATGCACTTTACTACAAAGATGGACTTCTCTGTACAG TATTTAGCGTGGACTACAATGATGAGCTGGATGTCTTGGTGAGCGGCTCTGCAGACTTCACTGTGAAAGTATGGGCTTTATCTGCTGGGACATGCCTGAACACACTCACCGGGCACACGGAATGGGTCACCAAG GTAGTTTTGCAGAAGTGCAAAGTCAAGTCTCTCTTGCACAGTCCTGGAGACTACATCCTCTTAAGTGCAGACAAATATGAGATTAAG atTTGGCCAATTGGGAGAGAAATCAACTGCAAGTGCTTAAAGACATTGTCTGTCTCTGAGGATAGAAGCATCTGCCTGCAGCCAAGACTGCATTTTGATGGGAAATACATTGTCTGCAGTTCAGCACTTGGTCTCTACCAGTGGGACTTTGCTAGTTATGATATTCTCAG GGTCATCAAGACACCTGAGATAGCAAACTTGGCCTTGCTTGGCTTTGGAGATATCTTTGCCCTGCTGTTTGACAACCGCTACCTGTACATCATGGACTTGCGGACAGAGAGCCTGATTAGTCGCTGGCCTCTGCCAGAGTACAGGAAGTCAAAGAGAGGCTCAAGCTTCCTGGCAGGCGAAGCATCCTGGCTGAATGGATTGGATGGGCACAATGACACGGGCTTGGTCTTTGCCACCAGCATGCCTGACCACAGTATTCACCTGGTGTTGTGGAAGGAGCACGGCTGA
- the FBXW2 gene encoding F-box/WD repeat-containing protein 2 isoform X2, whose product MERKDFETWLDNISVTFLSLTDLQKNETLDHLISLSGAVQLRHLSNNLETLLKRDFLKLLPLELSFYLLKWLDPQTLLTCCLVSKQWNKVISACTEVWQTACKNLGWQIDDSVQDALHWKKVYLKAILRMKQLEDHEAFETSSLIGHSARVYALYYKDGLLCTGSDDLSAKLWDVSTGQCVYGIQTHTCAAVKFDEQKLVTGSFDNTVACWEWSSGARTQHFRGHTGAVFSVDYNDELDVLVSGSADFTVKVWALSAGTCLNTLTGHTEWVTKVVLQKCKVKSLLHSPGDYILLSADKYEIKIWPIGREINCKCLKTLSVSEDRSICLQPRLHFDGKYIVCSSALGLYQWDFASYDILRVIKTPEIANLALLGFGDIFALLFDNRYLYIMDLRTESLISRWPLPEYRKSKRGSSFLAGEASWLNGLDGHNDTGLVFATSMPDHSIHLVLWKEHG is encoded by the exons ATGGAGAGAAAGGACTTTGAGACATGGCTTGATAACATTTCTGTTACATTTCTTTCTCTGACGGActtgcagaaaaatgaaactctgGATCACCTGATTAGTCTGAGTGGGGCAGTCCAGCTCAGGCATCTCTCCAATAACCTAGAGACTCTCCTCAAGCGGGACTTCCTCAAACTCCTTCCCCTGGAGCtcagtttttatttgttaaaatggCTCGATCCTCAGACTTTACTCACATGCTGCCTCGTCTCTAAACAGTGGAATAAGGTGATAAGTGCCTGTACAGAGGTGTGGCAGACTGCATGTAAAAATTTGGGCTGGCAGATAGATGATTCTGTTCAGGACGCTTTGCACTGGAAGAAGGTTTATTTGAAGGCTATTTTGAGAATGAAGCAACTGGAGGACCATGAAGCCTTTGAGACCTCATCATTAATTGGACACAGTGCCAGAGTGTATGCACTTTACTACAAAGATGGACTTCTCTGTACAG GGTCAGATGACTTGTCTGCAAAGCTGTGGGATGTGAGCACAGGGCAGTGCGTTTATGGCATCCAGACCCACACTTGTGCAGCGGTGAAGTTTGATGAACAGAAGCTTGTGACAGGCTCCTTTGACAACACTGTGGCTTGCTGGGAATGGAGTTCCGGAGCCAGGACCCAGCACTTTCGGGGGCACACGGGGGCGG TATTTAGCGTGGACTACAATGATGAGCTGGATGTCTTGGTGAGCGGCTCTGCAGACTTCACTGTGAAAGTATGGGCTTTATCTGCTGGGACATGCCTGAACACACTCACCGGGCACACGGAATGGGTCACCAAG GTAGTTTTGCAGAAGTGCAAAGTCAAGTCTCTCTTGCACAGTCCTGGAGACTACATCCTCTTAAGTGCAGACAAATATGAGATTAAG atTTGGCCAATTGGGAGAGAAATCAACTGCAAGTGCTTAAAGACATTGTCTGTCTCTGAGGATAGAAGCATCTGCCTGCAGCCAAGACTGCATTTTGATGGGAAATACATTGTCTGCAGTTCAGCACTTGGTCTCTACCAGTGGGACTTTGCTAGTTATGATATTCTCAG GGTCATCAAGACACCTGAGATAGCAAACTTGGCCTTGCTTGGCTTTGGAGATATCTTTGCCCTGCTGTTTGACAACCGCTACCTGTACATCATGGACTTGCGGACAGAGAGCCTGATTAGTCGCTGGCCTCTGCCAGAGTACAGGAAGTCAAAGAGAGGCTCAAGCTTCCTGGCAGGCGAAGCATCCTGGCTGAATGGATTGGATGGGCACAATGACACGGGCTTGGTCTTTGCCACCAGCATGCCTGACCACAGTATTCACCTGGTGTTGTGGAAGGAGCACGGCTGA
- the FBXW2 gene encoding F-box/WD repeat-containing protein 2 isoform X4 encodes MKQLEDHEAFETSSLIGHSARVYALYYKDGLLCTGSDDLSAKLWDVSTGQCVYGIQTHTCAAVKFDEQKLVTGSFDNTVACWEWSSGARTQHFRGHTGAVFSVDYNDELDVLVSGSADFTVKVWALSAGTCLNTLTGHTEWVTKVVLQKCKVKSLLHSPGDYILLSADKYEIKIWPIGREINCKCLKTLSVSEDRSICLQPRLHFDGKYIVCSSALGLYQWDFASYDILRVIKTPEIANLALLGFGDIFALLFDNRYLYIMDLRTESLISRWPLPEYRKSKRGSSFLAGEASWLNGLDGHNDTGLVFATSMPDHSIHLVLWKEHG; translated from the exons ATGAAGCAACTGGAGGACCATGAAGCCTTTGAGACCTCATCATTAATTGGACACAGTGCCAGAGTGTATGCACTTTACTACAAAGATGGACTTCTCTGTACAG GGTCAGATGACTTGTCTGCAAAGCTGTGGGATGTGAGCACAGGGCAGTGCGTTTATGGCATCCAGACCCACACTTGTGCAGCGGTGAAGTTTGATGAACAGAAGCTTGTGACAGGCTCCTTTGACAACACTGTGGCTTGCTGGGAATGGAGTTCCGGAGCCAGGACCCAGCACTTTCGGGGGCACACGGGGGCGG TATTTAGCGTGGACTACAATGATGAGCTGGATGTCTTGGTGAGCGGCTCTGCAGACTTCACTGTGAAAGTATGGGCTTTATCTGCTGGGACATGCCTGAACACACTCACCGGGCACACGGAATGGGTCACCAAG GTAGTTTTGCAGAAGTGCAAAGTCAAGTCTCTCTTGCACAGTCCTGGAGACTACATCCTCTTAAGTGCAGACAAATATGAGATTAAG atTTGGCCAATTGGGAGAGAAATCAACTGCAAGTGCTTAAAGACATTGTCTGTCTCTGAGGATAGAAGCATCTGCCTGCAGCCAAGACTGCATTTTGATGGGAAATACATTGTCTGCAGTTCAGCACTTGGTCTCTACCAGTGGGACTTTGCTAGTTATGATATTCTCAG GGTCATCAAGACACCTGAGATAGCAAACTTGGCCTTGCTTGGCTTTGGAGATATCTTTGCCCTGCTGTTTGACAACCGCTACCTGTACATCATGGACTTGCGGACAGAGAGCCTGATTAGTCGCTGGCCTCTGCCAGAGTACAGGAAGTCAAAGAGAGGCTCAAGCTTCCTGGCAGGCGAAGCATCCTGGCTGAATGGATTGGATGGGCACAATGACACGGGCTTGGTCTTTGCCACCAGCATGCCTGACCACAGTATTCACCTGGTGTTGTGGAAGGAGCACGGCTGA
- the FBXW2 gene encoding F-box/WD repeat-containing protein 2 isoform X1 has product MMKCDEVVYEVQRAVLRHNCGYAVKTGKIFHNLMERKDFETWLDNISVTFLSLTDLQKNETLDHLISLSGAVQLRHLSNNLETLLKRDFLKLLPLELSFYLLKWLDPQTLLTCCLVSKQWNKVISACTEVWQTACKNLGWQIDDSVQDALHWKKVYLKAILRMKQLEDHEAFETSSLIGHSARVYALYYKDGLLCTGSDDLSAKLWDVSTGQCVYGIQTHTCAAVKFDEQKLVTGSFDNTVACWEWSSGARTQHFRGHTGAVFSVDYNDELDVLVSGSADFTVKVWALSAGTCLNTLTGHTEWVTKVVLQKCKVKSLLHSPGDYILLSADKYEIKIWPIGREINCKCLKTLSVSEDRSICLQPRLHFDGKYIVCSSALGLYQWDFASYDILRVIKTPEIANLALLGFGDIFALLFDNRYLYIMDLRTESLISRWPLPEYRKSKRGSSFLAGEASWLNGLDGHNDTGLVFATSMPDHSIHLVLWKEHG; this is encoded by the exons ATGATGAAGTGTGATGAGGTGGTTTATGAAGTACAAAGAGCTGTGCTGCGCCATAATTGTGGGTATGCCGTGAAAacag GTAAAATTTTCCATAACCTTATGGAGAGAAAGGACTTTGAGACATGGCTTGATAACATTTCTGTTACATTTCTTTCTCTGACGGActtgcagaaaaatgaaactctgGATCACCTGATTAGTCTGAGTGGGGCAGTCCAGCTCAGGCATCTCTCCAATAACCTAGAGACTCTCCTCAAGCGGGACTTCCTCAAACTCCTTCCCCTGGAGCtcagtttttatttgttaaaatggCTCGATCCTCAGACTTTACTCACATGCTGCCTCGTCTCTAAACAGTGGAATAAGGTGATAAGTGCCTGTACAGAGGTGTGGCAGACTGCATGTAAAAATTTGGGCTGGCAGATAGATGATTCTGTTCAGGACGCTTTGCACTGGAAGAAGGTTTATTTGAAGGCTATTTTGAGAATGAAGCAACTGGAGGACCATGAAGCCTTTGAGACCTCATCATTAATTGGACACAGTGCCAGAGTGTATGCACTTTACTACAAAGATGGACTTCTCTGTACAG GGTCAGATGACTTGTCTGCAAAGCTGTGGGATGTGAGCACAGGGCAGTGCGTTTATGGCATCCAGACCCACACTTGTGCAGCGGTGAAGTTTGATGAACAGAAGCTTGTGACAGGCTCCTTTGACAACACTGTGGCTTGCTGGGAATGGAGTTCCGGAGCCAGGACCCAGCACTTTCGGGGGCACACGGGGGCGG TATTTAGCGTGGACTACAATGATGAGCTGGATGTCTTGGTGAGCGGCTCTGCAGACTTCACTGTGAAAGTATGGGCTTTATCTGCTGGGACATGCCTGAACACACTCACCGGGCACACGGAATGGGTCACCAAG GTAGTTTTGCAGAAGTGCAAAGTCAAGTCTCTCTTGCACAGTCCTGGAGACTACATCCTCTTAAGTGCAGACAAATATGAGATTAAG atTTGGCCAATTGGGAGAGAAATCAACTGCAAGTGCTTAAAGACATTGTCTGTCTCTGAGGATAGAAGCATCTGCCTGCAGCCAAGACTGCATTTTGATGGGAAATACATTGTCTGCAGTTCAGCACTTGGTCTCTACCAGTGGGACTTTGCTAGTTATGATATTCTCAG GGTCATCAAGACACCTGAGATAGCAAACTTGGCCTTGCTTGGCTTTGGAGATATCTTTGCCCTGCTGTTTGACAACCGCTACCTGTACATCATGGACTTGCGGACAGAGAGCCTGATTAGTCGCTGGCCTCTGCCAGAGTACAGGAAGTCAAAGAGAGGCTCAAGCTTCCTGGCAGGCGAAGCATCCTGGCTGAATGGATTGGATGGGCACAATGACACGGGCTTGGTCTTTGCCACCAGCATGCCTGACCACAGTATTCACCTGGTGTTGTGGAAGGAGCACGGCTGA